The proteins below are encoded in one region of Flavobacterium sp. IMCC34852:
- a CDS encoding T9SS type B sorting domain-containing protein codes for MRITTLAKNYFFYCVLVLTLIGQNGFVYSQCPTVTDATQSFCDTQSPTVASLVATDNGGGIKWYATATSNTQLPNSTVLVNGQDYFADDNTGNCGPRQSVTVTIYSAPTGANFQGVCVTSLSQATPSNPQFVIFGNNLQWYTTPSGGTALSPTAILNDNTIYYISQTNPDTGCQTSRLSVFVNVGLVPPPTGDAIQEFCNIPGSPPTIGDLVASGNNNWYLNPTFGIPLDPSTPLINGQFYYASTVDPPCESVDRLEVLVNLYEPNDAGSDGNRSICVNEIPTTAPFDLFDFLGGTPDNSGVWSGPIATTNGFQGTLDVSAMTLAGSPYVFTYTVSSALCAPDISTVTITILDLPSVSVAVSPTTICANDSAAFTFTGTPNATVTYNINGGSNQTVVLNAGGTATITGTYTADTTVNIVSVASSGTPSCVNPQTSSITLTVLPLPTASVAVSPTTICANDSATFTFTGTPNATVTYNINGGANQTVVLGAAGTATLTGTYMANTTINIVSVASSGTPSCVNLQPSSVVLTVLPLPTASVSVTPPTICLGDSATFTFTGTPNATVTYNIDGGANQTIVLSGAGTATLTGTYSANTTVNIVSVASSGTPSCVNPQTSSVTLTIQPLPTVSVAVSPTTICANDSATFTFTGTPNATVTYNINGGSNQTVVLNAGGTATITGTYTADTTVNIVSVASSGTPSCVNPQTSSITLTVLPLPTASVAVSPTTICANDSATFTFTGTPNATVTYNINGGANQTVVLDAAGTATLTGTYTANTTINIVSVASSGTPSCVNLQPSSVVLTVLPLPTASVSVTPPIICLGDSATFTFTGTPNATVTYNIDGGANQTVVLDAAGTATLTGTYSANTTVNIVSIASSGTPSCVNPQTSSVTLTIQPLPIVSVAVSPTTICANDSATFTFTGTPNATVTYNINGGSNQTVVLNAGGTATITGTYTADTTVNIVSVASSGTPSCVNPQTSSITLTVLPLPTASVAVSPTTICANDSATFTFTGTPNATVTYNINGGANQTVVLGAAGTATLTGTYTANTTINIVSVASSGIPSCVNLQPSSVVLTVLPLPTVSVSVTPPTICLGDSATFTFTGTPNATVTYNIDGGANQTIVLSGAGTATLTGTYSANTTVNIVSVASSGTPSCVNPQTSSVTLTIQPLPTVSVAVSPTTICANDSATFTFTGTPNATVTYNINGGSNQTVVLNAGGTATITGTYTADTTVNIVSVASSGTPSCVNPQTSSITLTVLPLPTASVAVSPTTICANDSATFTFTGTPNATVTYNINGGANQTVVLGAAGTATLTGTYMANTTINIVSVASSGTPSCVNLQPSSVVLTVLPLPTASVSVTPPTICLGDSATFTFTGTPNATVTYNIDGGANQTIVLSGAGTATLTGTYSANTTVNIVSVASSGTPSCVNPQTSSVTLTIQPLPTVSVAVSPTTICANDSATFTFTGTPNATVTYNINGGSNQTVVLNAGGTATITGTYTADTTVNIVSVASSGTPSCVNPQTSSITLTVLPLPTASVAVSPTTICANDSATFTFTGTPNATVTYNINGGANQTVVLDAAGTATLTGTYTANTTINIVSVASSGTPSCVNLQPSSVVLTVLPLPTASVSVTPPIICLGDSATFTFTGTPNATVTYNIDGGANQTVVLDAAGTATLTGTYSANTTVNIVSIASSGTPSCVNPQTSSSVVLTVVNPPIAGTSTSTIVCVLSPSFDLFSLLGPTAQTGGTWTPVLASGTGVFDPAVDTAGTYTYTLSGTAPCQSSSATVQVTVNPVPDAGNDGTLNICSNQNPVDLFASLSGTPQSGGTWTPVLASGTGIFNPAVDISGVYTYTVTGIAPCVDDTSSVTVTVTPGPEAGTNNSVTLCVNSPAQDLALLLGPNSQPGGVWSPALASGTGVFDPTVDVAGDYTYTLSGTQPCDNDFAIITVIVNPVPNAGDDSSITLCSNNPAQDLFLLLGSNAQSGGTWSPALASGTGFINPAIDVAGTYTYSVGGGLCATDTAEVIVTLIQAPNSGGIGQTLNTCINETSLDLFTGLDGTQNSTGTWNDDDASGALTGSIFNPSAVAVGTYHFTYTVLGTSPCSNSSSTVTVVVDSLPNAGTFTGVISLCPSVGVLDLTTLLTGQDSGGTWTDGSAQTVTSPITIVSLAAGTYSYTYTVTNLCGTDTETVQFTILPNPLLTTVNVTISPACLGANVVVNLNGMTDGIYTLSYDLAGANTLSGQTTTVTIASGAGNFSIPSASLPNIGTTVITFTNILNTVSNCSNTLTGVAAQIIVRPLADIDSASLTATNVCFGTAVVVDIANAINLPDGVYQFNYSIPGATPTSGVTGNVTVTGGIGQFTIPAAIFTAAGNYTLTIIGIIAATGCTNANENATVSFVINPIPDLNTATLTVQDTCTNYASQATISGTVNMPDGDYIIQYLLSGANSASNTVTVTFTGGIGTFTIPATDLVNNGTTSLTISQIDSVVTTCGVIGNVVMSTDFNVSQLGTPQIIQDGNLFCEDDNPTIENLSGNLVGFPTVIWYNAPTGGTAYSTTDLLVHGTTYYAALTAASGCEGSVRLEVIVDLTVCDDILIPDGYSPNNDGINDTFEIENLATLYPNFKLEIYNRYGNLIYTGNRNVPNWDGTTSVGGLNLGDNLLPTGVYFYILNFNDGVRKAVQGRVYLNR; via the coding sequence ATGAGAATAACTACTCTCGCCAAAAATTATTTCTTTTACTGTGTTTTAGTATTAACACTAATTGGGCAGAATGGTTTTGTTTATTCTCAATGTCCAACGGTCACAGATGCTACTCAATCTTTTTGTGATACACAATCGCCTACAGTAGCCAGTTTGGTTGCTACAGATAATGGTGGTGGTATTAAATGGTATGCGACAGCTACCTCAAATACACAATTGCCCAATTCTACAGTTTTAGTTAATGGCCAAGATTATTTTGCCGATGACAATACAGGGAACTGTGGTCCAAGACAAAGTGTTACGGTTACCATATATTCAGCACCAACCGGTGCTAATTTTCAAGGAGTTTGTGTGACCAGCTTGAGTCAGGCTACACCTTCGAATCCTCAGTTTGTTATTTTTGGAAATAATTTACAATGGTATACAACACCGTCAGGCGGAACTGCGCTCTCACCAACAGCTATTCTGAATGACAATACTATTTATTATATAAGTCAAACTAATCCTGATACTGGTTGTCAAACTTCAAGGCTATCTGTTTTTGTTAATGTTGGTTTGGTGCCGCCTCCAACAGGAGATGCTATTCAAGAATTTTGTAACATTCCGGGAAGCCCTCCAACTATAGGAGATTTAGTGGCATCGGGAAATAATAATTGGTATTTGAATCCAACTTTCGGAATACCTTTAGATCCGTCTACTCCGCTGATTAATGGACAGTTTTATTATGCTTCAACTGTTGATCCTCCTTGTGAAAGTGTTGATAGGCTTGAGGTTTTGGTAAATCTTTACGAACCAAATGATGCCGGAAGCGATGGTAATAGAAGTATTTGCGTTAATGAGATTCCAACAACAGCTCCATTTGATTTGTTTGATTTTTTAGGAGGAACGCCCGATAATAGCGGTGTCTGGAGTGGGCCAATAGCTACAACAAATGGATTCCAAGGAACTTTAGACGTTTCAGCAATGACACTTGCCGGAAGTCCATATGTGTTTACTTATACTGTTTCCTCTGCACTATGTGCTCCAGATATATCGACGGTAACCATTACAATATTAGATTTACCATCAGTTAGTGTTGCAGTTAGCCCGACAACGATCTGTGCCAATGACAGTGCTGCTTTTACTTTTACCGGTACACCAAATGCTACAGTTACTTATAACATCAACGGTGGTTCGAACCAAACGGTTGTCTTAAACGCAGGTGGCACAGCTACCATCACCGGAACTTACACTGCTGATACTACGGTAAACATAGTAAGTGTAGCGAGTTCGGGTACACCAAGTTGTGTTAATCCACAAACGAGCAGTATTACTTTGACGGTATTACCATTACCAACGGCGAGTGTTGCGGTAAGTCCAACAACCATCTGTGCCAATGACAGTGCCACTTTCACATTTACAGGTACACCAAATGCTACAGTTACTTATAACATTAATGGCGGCGCAAATCAAACAGTTGTTTTAGGCGCAGCAGGTACAGCCACATTAACAGGAACTTACATGGCCAACACCACTATTAATATCGTAAGTGTTGCAAGTTCGGGTACACCGAGTTGTGTTAATTTACAACCGAGTAGTGTTGTTTTAACGGTATTACCATTACCAACAGCTAGTGTAAGTGTTACACCACCAACAATTTGTTTGGGCGATAGTGCTACTTTTACTTTTACCGGTACACCAAATGCTACGGTAACTTATAACATCGACGGGGGTGCAAATCAAACCATAGTATTGAGTGGAGCAGGTACAGCCACATTAACGGGAACTTACTCGGCTAACACTACAGTAAATATTGTAAGTGTAGCGAGTTCAGGCACGCCAAGTTGTGTTAATCCACAAACGAGCAGTGTTACTTTAACGATACAGCCATTGCCGACAGTTAGTGTTGCAGTTAGTCCGACAACGATCTGTGCCAATGACAGTGCTACTTTTACTTTTACCGGTACACCAAATGCTACAGTTACTTATAACATCAACGGTGGTTCGAACCAAACGGTTGTCTTAAACGCAGGTGGCACAGCTACCATCACCGGAACTTACACTGCTGATACTACGGTAAACATAGTAAGTGTAGCGAGTTCGGGTACACCAAGTTGTGTTAATCCACAAACGAGCAGTATTACTTTGACGGTATTACCATTACCAACGGCGAGTGTTGCTGTGAGTCCAACAACCATCTGTGCCAATGACAGTGCCACTTTCACATTTACAGGTACACCAAATGCTACAGTTACTTATAACATTAATGGCGGCGCAAATCAAACAGTTGTTTTAGACGCAGCAGGTACAGCCACATTAACAGGAACTTACACGGCCAACACCACTATTAATATCGTAAGTGTTGCAAGTTCGGGTACACCGAGTTGTGTTAATTTACAACCGAGTAGTGTTGTTTTAACGGTATTACCATTACCAACAGCTAGTGTAAGTGTTACACCACCAATAATTTGTTTGGGCGATAGTGCTACTTTTACTTTTACCGGTACACCAAATGCTACGGTAACTTATAACATCGACGGCGGCGCAAATCAAACAGTTGTTTTAGACGCAGCAGGTACAGCCACATTAACGGGAACTTACTCGGCTAACACTACAGTAAATATTGTAAGTATAGCGAGTTCAGGCACGCCAAGTTGTGTTAATCCACAAACGAGCAGTGTTACTTTAACGATACAGCCATTGCCGATAGTTAGTGTTGCAGTTAGTCCGACAACGATCTGTGCCAATGACAGTGCTACTTTTACTTTTACCGGTACACCAAATGCTACAGTTACTTATAACATCAACGGTGGTTCGAACCAAACGGTTGTCTTAAACGCAGGTGGCACAGCTACCATCACCGGAACTTACACTGCTGATACTACGGTAAACATAGTAAGTGTAGCGAGTTCGGGTACACCAAGTTGTGTTAATCCACAAACGAGCAGTATTACTTTGACGGTATTACCATTACCAACGGCGAGTGTTGCGGTAAGTCCAACAACCATCTGTGCCAATGACAGTGCCACTTTCACATTTACAGGTACACCAAATGCTACAGTTACTTATAACATTAATGGCGGCGCAAATCAAACAGTTGTTTTAGGCGCAGCAGGTACAGCCACATTAACAGGAACTTACACGGCCAACACCACTATTAATATCGTAAGTGTTGCAAGTTCGGGTATACCGAGTTGTGTTAATTTACAACCGAGTAGTGTTGTTTTAACGGTATTACCATTGCCAACAGTTAGTGTAAGTGTTACACCACCAACAATTTGTTTGGGCGATAGTGCTACTTTTACTTTTACCGGTACACCAAATGCTACGGTAACTTATAACATCGACGGGGGTGCAAATCAAACCATAGTATTGAGTGGAGCAGGTACAGCCACATTAACGGGAACTTACTCGGCTAACACTACAGTAAATATTGTAAGTGTAGCGAGTTCAGGCACGCCAAGTTGTGTTAATCCACAAACGAGCAGTGTTACTTTAACGATACAGCCATTGCCGACAGTTAGTGTTGCAGTTAGTCCGACAACGATCTGTGCCAATGACAGTGCTACTTTTACTTTTACCGGTACACCAAATGCTACAGTTACTTATAACATCAACGGTGGTTCGAACCAAACGGTTGTCTTAAACGCAGGTGGCACAGCTACCATCACCGGAACTTACACTGCTGATACTACGGTAAACATAGTAAGTGTAGCGAGTTCGGGTACACCAAGTTGTGTTAATCCACAAACGAGCAGTATTACTTTGACGGTATTACCATTACCAACGGCGAGTGTTGCGGTAAGTCCAACAACCATCTGTGCCAATGACAGTGCCACTTTCACATTTACAGGTACACCAAATGCTACAGTTACTTATAACATTAATGGCGGCGCAAATCAAACAGTTGTTTTAGGCGCAGCAGGTACAGCCACATTAACAGGAACTTACATGGCCAACACCACTATTAATATCGTAAGTGTTGCAAGTTCGGGTACACCGAGTTGTGTTAATTTACAACCGAGTAGTGTTGTTTTAACGGTATTACCATTACCAACAGCTAGTGTAAGTGTTACACCACCAACAATTTGTTTGGGCGATAGTGCTACTTTTACTTTTACCGGTACACCAAATGCTACGGTAACTTATAACATCGACGGGGGTGCAAATCAAACCATAGTATTGAGTGGAGCAGGTACAGCCACATTAACGGGAACTTACTCGGCTAACACTACAGTAAATATTGTAAGTGTAGCGAGTTCAGGCACGCCAAGTTGTGTTAATCCACAAACGAGCAGTGTTACTTTAACGATACAGCCATTGCCGACAGTTAGTGTTGCAGTTAGTCCGACAACGATCTGTGCCAATGACAGTGCTACTTTTACTTTTACCGGTACACCAAATGCTACAGTTACTTATAACATCAACGGTGGTTCGAACCAAACGGTTGTCTTAAACGCAGGTGGCACAGCTACCATCACCGGAACTTACACTGCTGATACTACGGTAAACATAGTAAGTGTAGCGAGTTCGGGTACACCAAGTTGTGTTAATCCACAAACGAGCAGTATTACTTTGACGGTATTACCATTACCAACGGCGAGTGTTGCTGTGAGTCCAACAACCATCTGTGCCAATGACAGTGCCACTTTCACATTTACAGGTACACCAAATGCTACAGTTACTTATAACATTAATGGCGGCGCAAATCAAACAGTTGTTTTAGACGCAGCAGGTACAGCCACATTAACAGGAACTTACACGGCCAACACCACTATTAATATCGTAAGTGTTGCAAGTTCGGGTACACCGAGTTGTGTTAATTTACAACCGAGTAGTGTTGTTTTAACGGTATTACCATTACCAACAGCTAGTGTAAGTGTTACACCACCAATAATTTGTTTGGGCGATAGTGCTACTTTTACTTTTACCGGTACACCAAATGCTACGGTAACTTATAACATCGACGGCGGCGCAAATCAAACAGTTGTTTTAGACGCAGCAGGTACAGCCACATTAACGGGAACTTACTCGGCTAACACTACAGTAAATATTGTAAGTATAGCGAGTTCAGGCACGCCAAGTTGTGTTAATCCACAAACGAGCAGCAGCGTAGTATTGACGGTAGTTAATCCACCAATTGCAGGAACAAGTACAAGTACAATAGTTTGTGTTTTGAGTCCATCATTTGATTTGTTCTCATTATTAGGACCAACTGCTCAAACTGGAGGAACTTGGACACCGGTTTTAGCTAGTGGTACCGGAGTTTTTGACCCAGCCGTAGATACGGCCGGCACATATACTTATACACTATCCGGAACAGCACCATGTCAATCATCATCTGCGACTGTTCAAGTAACGGTTAATCCGGTTCCGGATGCAGGAAATGACGGAACATTAAATATTTGTTCTAATCAAAATCCAGTTGATTTATTTGCTTCCTTATCAGGAACACCACAATCAGGAGGAACTTGGACACCGGTATTAGCCAGTGGGACGGGGATATTCAATCCAGCAGTTGATATATCAGGAGTTTATACTTATACAGTTACCGGTATTGCACCTTGTGTTGATGATACTTCATCAGTAACGGTAACAGTAACTCCGGGACCTGAAGCAGGAACCAATAATTCAGTTACACTTTGTGTCAACAGTCCGGCACAAGATTTAGCACTATTGTTAGGCCCTAATTCACAACCGGGCGGAGTTTGGTCTCCGGCATTGGCCAGTGGAACAGGAGTTTTTGATCCTACAGTAGATGTTGCTGGTGATTATACTTACACACTTTCAGGAACCCAACCTTGTGATAATGATTTTGCTATAATAACAGTAATTGTTAATCCGGTTCCAAATGCAGGAGATGATAGTTCAATCACTTTATGTTCAAATAATCCAGCCCAAGATTTGTTCTTATTATTAGGTTCAAACGCACAATCGGGTGGAACTTGGTCACCGGCTTTAGCCAGTGGTACAGGATTCATTAATCCGGCTATTGATGTAGCCGGAACTTACACCTACAGCGTTGGTGGTGGTTTATGTGCTACTGATACTGCAGAGGTAATTGTCACTCTAATTCAAGCGCCAAATTCAGGAGGAATTGGTCAAACTTTAAATACTTGTATCAATGAAACTTCTTTGGACTTGTTCACAGGTTTGGATGGTACACAAAATTCAACCGGAACTTGGAATGACGATGATGCTTCAGGCGCATTAACCGGTAGCATTTTTAATCCATCTGCAGTTGCTGTTGGAACCTATCATTTTACTTATACAGTTCTTGGAACATCACCTTGTTCTAATTCAAGTTCAACGGTTACAGTTGTAGTAGATTCGTTGCCAAATGCGGGAACATTTACAGGTGTTATATCATTGTGTCCAAGTGTGGGTGTTTTAGACTTAACTACTTTATTAACCGGACAAGATTCGGGAGGAACTTGGACAGATGGTTCAGCCCAAACCGTAACCTCACCTATCACCATTGTTAGTTTGGCTGCCGGTACTTACAGTTATACTTACACCGTCACCAATTTATGCGGTACGGATACCGAAACAGTTCAGTTTACTATTTTGCCAAATCCACTTTTGACTACTGTTAATGTAACCATTTCACCGGCTTGTCTTGGAGCCAATGTGGTTGTGAATTTAAACGGAATGACTGATGGCATTTACACACTGAGTTATGATTTAGCAGGTGCCAATACTTTATCGGGTCAAACGACAACAGTTACTATAGCTTCCGGTGCCGGAAACTTTAGTATACCAAGTGCTTCTCTTCCAAATATCGGAACAACGGTAATTACTTTTACCAATATTTTAAATACTGTTTCTAACTGTTCCAATACGCTAACCGGTGTTGCTGCACAAATCATTGTCAGACCTTTAGCCGATATAGATAGCGCAAGTCTCACTGCCACCAATGTATGTTTCGGAACAGCTGTAGTTGTCGATATTGCCAATGCCATCAATTTACCGGATGGTGTTTATCAGTTCAATTATTCTATTCCGGGTGCAACACCAACTTCAGGAGTTACCGGTAATGTAACCGTTACAGGAGGCATAGGACAGTTTACCATTCCGGCTGCAATATTTACAGCTGCAGGAAATTATACTTTGACTATCATCGGAATCATTGCCGCAACCGGTTGTACCAATGCCAATGAAAATGCAACGGTTAGTTTTGTCATCAATCCGATTCCGGATTTGAATACGGCAACTTTGACTGTTCAGGACACTTGTACTAATTATGCGAGTCAAGCTACCATTTCAGGTACAGTAAATATGCCGGATGGGGATTATATTATCCAATATCTTTTGAGTGGTGCCAATTCAGCTTCAAATACTGTAACTGTAACTTTTACGGGCGGAATAGGAACTTTTACTATTCCGGCTACCGATTTGGTTAATAATGGAACTACATCATTGACTATCAGTCAGATAGATTCTGTTGTAACAACCTGTGGCGTAATTGGAAATGTGGTGATGTCAACGGATTTCAATGTTAGCCAATTAGGAACACCGCAAATTATTCAAGACGGCAATCTTTTCTGTGAAGATGACAATCCAACAATAGAAAATTTATCCGGAAATCTTGTCGGATTCCCAACGGTAATTTGGTACAATGCGCCAACCGGCGGAACAGCATATTCTACTACGGATTTATTGGTGCACGGTACAACTTATTATGCGGCTTTAACTGCGGCGAGTGGTTGTGAAGGTTCTGTCAGATTGGAAGTTATTGTGGATTTAACAGTTTGTGATGATATTTTAATTCCGGATGGTTATTCGCCAAACAATGACGGCATCAACGATACTTTTGAAATTGAAAACCTTGCGACTTTATATCCGAACTTCAAATTAGAAATCTACAACCGTTACGGGAATTTGATTTATACCGGAAACAGAAATGTACCTAATTGGGATGGAACCACTAGCGTAGGCGGATTGAATTTGGGTGACAATTTATTGCCAACCGGCGTTTATTTCTACATATTGAATTTCAATGACGGTGTCAGAAAAGCAGTCCAAGGAAGAGTATATCTAAACAGATAA
- a CDS encoding PorP/SprF family type IX secretion system membrane protein — MSTIMKHKIIHYFSAILIVLSSSSMLAQQDPQFTHYMYNMSVINPAYATENKDVINMGGIYRAQWVGIEGAPTTQSFFAHKPLSRKVEMGISIIHDEIGDVVEESNIYADFAYVLSLSEKTRLSFGVKAGVTLFSTNFNGFQYTSPLLDPAFENNISQTFPNVGAGTYLFGDNYYLGFSTPNLLTTKHLENTNGIVTTGVEAIHYFLTGGYVFTLNGNDNLKIKPAFMAKGVQGAPVALDLTTNVLINNKFEAGIGYRLDDSVSGLASFYVTPRLRIGYSYDYTLTNLRKFNTGSHEVFVLFDLDLGRLSGKGYDKSPRFF; from the coding sequence ATGAGTACAATTATGAAACATAAAATCATTCACTATTTTTCTGCGATACTTATCGTATTGAGCTCTTCTTCGATGTTGGCCCAACAAGATCCTCAGTTTACCCATTACATGTACAACATGAGTGTAATCAATCCAGCTTATGCGACCGAGAATAAAGACGTGATTAACATGGGTGGCATTTACCGTGCCCAATGGGTTGGTATTGAAGGCGCACCAACAACACAATCCTTTTTTGCCCACAAACCATTATCCAGAAAAGTGGAAATGGGTATCTCGATTATTCATGATGAAATAGGCGATGTAGTAGAAGAAAGTAATATTTATGCCGACTTTGCCTATGTGTTATCACTGTCTGAAAAAACGAGATTGTCCTTTGGTGTCAAAGCCGGTGTGACTCTTTTCAGTACCAATTTTAACGGATTTCAATACACCAGTCCGTTGCTCGATCCGGCATTTGAAAATAATATCAGCCAAACCTTTCCCAATGTAGGCGCCGGAACTTATTTGTTTGGCGATAATTATTATTTAGGGTTTTCAACGCCAAATTTACTCACCACCAAACATCTCGAAAACACTAACGGCATCGTTACTACCGGAGTGGAAGCCATTCACTATTTCTTAACCGGTGGTTATGTCTTTACTTTGAATGGCAACGACAATTTGAAAATAAAACCGGCGTTCATGGCCAAAGGCGTTCAAGGCGCACCGGTGGCACTCGACTTAACGACCAATGTTTTAATCAATAATAAATTCGAAGCCGGTATAGGCTACCGATTGGACGATTCTGTCAGCGGTTTGGCCAGTTTTTATGTAACACCAAGATTAAGAATAGGCTATTCTTATGACTATACGCTAACAAACCTTAGAAAGTTCAATACCGGTTCTCATGAGGTTTTTGTTTTATTCGACCTTGATTTAGGCCGACTTTCAGGAAAAGGGTATGATAAATCACCAAGATTCTTTTAA
- a CDS encoding OmpA family protein codes for MKKIFYILFVFCSITTLFAQKKVSVKQAHSLFDRKSYVKAAAAYEQLEQSQKVLQNLGDCYYYNFQMDNAVRAYGQLFFTYKDSVKKEVYFRYANALKGIKDFDKGDAIMSEYLGFEQNTPKFMKNATRNTPNSFKLEPMSKNRTNGDFGIAFYGEKVTFASLRNAEEKAYGWNDRPYLDLFMASVNDKGQLVQVEPFPDIINTKKHESNATFSADGKTMYFNRSGDKQVEIGNERVATVKIFKAEFVDGKWTNVKMCSFSSDEYSVQHPFLTKDGKKLYFASDMKGTIGSMDIFVVDILQDGTFSQPRNLGETINTIHREQFPFVTEDGTLYFASDGHQGNGNLDIFMSYKLTETEFDKPLNLGSTINSEMDDFNFILDEANDKGYFASNRTGDDNLYTFVREENKLQYLVEGEVRDLKSSELLPGATVKLYNDKGELLEEILVGKDGDFVFNTEPNKKYKIMAFKDFYIPAEAEFDTSVKGKVYIDLQMKVESYYDAEDIINKKDDGTVLIELENIYFDLDKWNIKPQAAQVLDVLVGLLKKYPYMEIQIGSHTDTRASEMYNLRLSNRRAASALEYLVQNGIDRKRLKSVGYGESKPLIICPKNDCTDSEHATNRRCTFMILK; via the coding sequence ATGAAAAAAATCTTCTACATACTTTTTGTTTTTTGCAGTATCACCACTCTTTTTGCCCAAAAAAAAGTTAGTGTCAAACAAGCCCATTCTTTGTTTGACCGAAAATCCTACGTCAAAGCCGCGGCGGCTTATGAGCAACTCGAACAATCACAAAAAGTGTTGCAGAATTTGGGCGATTGTTACTACTACAATTTCCAAATGGATAATGCCGTTCGGGCTTATGGTCAGCTGTTTTTTACCTATAAAGACAGCGTTAAAAAAGAAGTCTATTTTCGTTATGCCAATGCATTAAAGGGAATTAAAGACTTTGACAAAGGCGATGCCATCATGTCGGAATATTTAGGTTTCGAACAAAATACGCCTAAGTTCATGAAGAACGCTACCCGAAATACACCCAACAGTTTCAAATTGGAACCCATGTCCAAAAACAGAACCAATGGTGATTTCGGAATTGCGTTTTATGGCGAAAAAGTAACTTTTGCCTCACTGAGAAATGCCGAAGAGAAAGCTTATGGTTGGAATGACCGACCTTATTTAGACTTATTCATGGCTTCGGTAAATGACAAGGGACAATTGGTTCAAGTGGAACCATTTCCGGATATTATCAATACCAAGAAACACGAAAGTAATGCTACCTTCAGTGCCGATGGTAAAACCATGTACTTTAATAGAAGTGGAGACAAACAGGTTGAAATTGGCAACGAAAGAGTAGCTACGGTCAAAATATTCAAAGCTGAATTCGTAGATGGTAAATGGACCAATGTCAAGATGTGTTCTTTTTCCAGCGATGAGTATTCAGTTCAACATCCATTCCTGACCAAAGACGGCAAGAAACTTTACTTCGCCAGCGATATGAAAGGAACGATTGGTTCGATGGATATTTTTGTGGTGGATATTTTGCAAGACGGTACTTTTAGCCAACCGAGAAATTTAGGCGAAACTATTAATACGATTCACCGCGAACAATTCCCTTTTGTAACAGAAGACGGAACGTTATACTTTGCTTCTGATGGACATCAAGGCAATGGGAATCTTGATATTTTCATGAGCTATAAATTGACCGAAACCGAGTTTGACAAACCTTTAAATCTTGGCTCAACCATCAATAGCGAAATGGACGATTTCAATTTTATTTTGGATGAAGCCAATGATAAAGGTTATTTTGCCTCCAACCGAACCGGTGATGATAATTTATACACTTTTGTTCGTGAGGAAAATAAGTTGCAATATTTAGTCGAAGGTGAAGTAAGAGATTTGAAATCCTCAGAACTTTTACCGGGCGCAACGGTGAAATTGTACAACGATAAAGGCGAATTACTCGAAGAAATTTTAGTGGGTAAAGACGGTGATTTCGTTTTCAATACAGAGCCGAATAAGAAATACAAAATCATGGCTTTCAAAGATTTTTATATTCCGGCAGAAGCCGAATTTGATACGAGTGTAAAAGGGAAAGTGTATATCGATTTGCAAATGAAAGTCGAGTCTTATTATGACGCCGAAGACATTATTAATAAAAAAGACGACGGAACGGTTTTAATCGAGTTGGAAAATATCTACTTCGATTTAGACAAATGGAACATCAAGCCTCAAGCCGCACAGGTTTTAGATGTATTGGTTGGCTTATTAAAAAAATACCCATACATGGAAATCCAAATTGGTTCACATACCGATACCAGAGCTTCCGAAATGTATAATTTGAGATTGTCAAACCGAAGAGCTGCTTCCGCTTTAGAATATTTGGTACAAAACGGAATTGACAGAAAGAGGCTGAAATCAGTAGGATACGGTGAGAGCAAACCACTGATCATTTGTCCGAAAAATGATTGTACCGATAGCGAGCATGCCACCAATCGTAGATGTACGTTTATGATTTTGAAATAA